The genomic interval GTCGCCGGGACCGATGTCCGCGGCCTCGCCGCCGGCACCGTGATCTCGCTGGTCCCGGTGATCATCGTCTTCCTCCTGCTGCAGAAACGCATTCTCAACAGCATGGGCGGTGCCGTCAAAGGCTGAACCCGCCCACCGCCCGTCCACCCTGTGAGGCTTTCCGATGAACCCTGCCCTGAACCGGCGCACTCTCCTCCTCGGATCCGCTGCCGGCGGTCTCGCCGCCTGGGCGGGTCTCCCGGCCCTCTCGGCGTCCGCCGATCCACTCGTCTACGACTCGCCCGAAGCCTTCGACGTCGCGCAAGCCGGCTACCTCGCGTCCAACGCGCAGGACAACGAGGCCGGCCTGTACGCCTGGGGCGAGTCCTACTTCCTGCTCAGCCTGCTCCGGATGTACGAGGCCTACCAGGACGAGCGCTACCTGCGCACGTTCGAGGACCGCGCCCGGCATCTGATGAAGACCACCGACCACGCCCGGCACGTCAAGGACTACGCCGGCCGGTCCGGCAAGGTCTGGCGTACGGCGGGCAACTACACCGCCGGCCACGGCGTGCTCCCCGACGGGAACGGCAAGCCGGCGATCCAGTTCCGCTGGGCGGGGACCCGCTCGGCCGAGTCGACCGCCGAGGTCTCGAACGTTGCCGACGGCACCTTTGATCTCGTACTCCGCAATCCGGCGACGACCGCGGTCGTCACCCTGCCCGCGGTCAGCCTCGATCCGGCGTCGCCGACGTACGTCGTGACAGCGGTCAACAACGCCTACACGGCGGCTCTGCGTTGGACGGCGGTCGATCTCCGTGCGACTCCCGCGGCAGTGACGGGCCCGGCGGCCGGCACGGTCGCGTTCCAGTCGCAGTACTACGTCTTCGCCGTCCACACCGGCATGATCGCGTTCCCGTTGGCGCGGTACGCCCGTATGGTGCTCGGGTCCTCGAAGCTGCGGCGGCACCACGGTTTTGCGCGGGAGGTCCTCGACGCGGCAACGGAGGCCGTCGCGTTTCACGACGGCGAATGGGTGTCGCGGCCGGACGGGTCCGGCGACTACGTGTGGCCGAAGGGCGCGCCGATCCCGTTCGACGGGACCGTCCAGCCGTACAACCAGAGTCAGGGCATCGGCCAGGTGCTGGTGGAGCTCTTCCGCGTGACCAAGCAGCCGCGCTACCGGACGCGGGTCCTGCAGATGCTGAAGGCGTACGAGTCCGCGCTCCGGCTCGTCGGCGACGCCTACGTGTGGACGTACTGGCCGCCGTACAGCGAGCTGTACGCCGGATACGCGAAGACGGCGGAGATCTCGGAGTACACCCCGTCGTACCCGGCGTCGAAGCAGATCGAGGACCTCAGCCACGCCGCGATCAGCACCGAGTTCGTTCACGCGGCGTACGACGCGGGGATCGACGGCGGACCGGCCACGGACATCCAGAAGTTCACGCACACGTTCACGCAGAAGCTGGTCCGGTCCGCGAACGAGGTCTGGTACCGGATCGACGGGACGGGTGACGCCGTACCGGCGAACGCGGTGCAGTGCGCACGATGGGGTGCGTACGCCGAACAGGATCTGCTGGTCTATCAGCAGTCGTTGCGCGTGTACGACGCCGCACAGCTGGTCCCGGTGCAAGGCTCGCACGCATTGGGTATCGCGTACTTGAACTGGGCGAAGAACTCTGGTTGGAGGAACAAGTGAGACTGCTCCGGATCCACACCGACGACGGACTACGGGACGCCGTACTCGACGACGACGGCCGGGTGCGACCGTTACCGGGCGCCGTCGAGCCGTTCGACCTGGACCGGTTGCGTGAGCGCGCGAAGTCGGCCGAGACGGCTGTCGACTTCGAGTCGGTACGGCTTGCCGCGCCGCTGAGCCCCGGAAAGATCGTGTGCGTCGGGCTGAACTACGCCGACCACGCGGCCGAGGGCGGGCAGGAGGCGCCGGCCGAGCCGATCCTGTTCATGAAGGCGTCGGACACCGTGGTCGGTGCGCACGACGACGTGATCATTCCGCGGGGCAGCGAGAAGACCGACTGGGAGGTCGAGCTGGGTGTGGTGATCGGCCGCACCGCGGCGTACCTCGCTGATGAGGCCGAGGCGCTGGATCACGTCGCCGGGTACGTGCTGGCCAACGACGTGTCCGAGCGGCACTTCCAGCTGGAGCGCGGCGGCCAGTGGGACAAGGGGAAGAACTCGGCGACGTTCTGTCCGCTCGGCCCGTGGATCCTGACCGCGGACGAGGTGCCGGATCCGCAGGCGATCAAGCTCGGGCTGGACGTGAACGGCGAGGTGCTGCAGGACAGCTCGACGGCCGAGATGATCTTCGGCGTCGCGCACCTGGTCCACTACATCTCGCAGTTCATGACGCTGTACCCGGGCGACGTGATCAGCACCGGTACGCCGGCCGGCGTCGGCGCAGGCCAGAAGCCGCCACGTTTCCTCCGCGAGGGCGACGTACTCCGGGTCTGGGCCGACGGCCTCGGCGAACAGCACAGCCGGCTTCGCTAGCTCCTCAGCGCGGCGGCGATCGAGTCCGTGATCGGGGTGGTGGGACGACCGATCAGGTGGG from Kribbella sp. NBC_00709 carries:
- a CDS encoding fumarylacetoacetate hydrolase family protein; this encodes MRLLRIHTDDGLRDAVLDDDGRVRPLPGAVEPFDLDRLRERAKSAETAVDFESVRLAAPLSPGKIVCVGLNYADHAAEGGQEAPAEPILFMKASDTVVGAHDDVIIPRGSEKTDWEVELGVVIGRTAAYLADEAEALDHVAGYVLANDVSERHFQLERGGQWDKGKNSATFCPLGPWILTADEVPDPQAIKLGLDVNGEVLQDSSTAEMIFGVAHLVHYISQFMTLYPGDVISTGTPAGVGAGQKPPRFLREGDVLRVWADGLGEQHSRLR